The Vannielia litorea genomic interval GGCGGCGCTGTGATGATGGCTGGTCCGGCTGGCGACGCCGGTGGCGCCGCTGCTGAAGAGAAAACCGAGTTCGACGTGATCCTGAAGGCCGCTGGTGCCCAGAAGATCAACGTCATCAAAGAAGTCCGCGCCATCACCGGCCTGGGCCTCAAAGAAGCCAAGGAACTGGTCGAAGCCGGCGGCAAAGCCGTCAAGGAAGGCGTCGACAAGGCCGAAGCCGAAGACATCAAGGGCAAGCTCGAAGCCGCTGGCGCCGAG includes:
- the rplL gene encoding 50S ribosomal protein L7/L12: MADLKKLAEEIVGLTLLEAQELKTILKDEYGIEPAAGGAVMMAGPAGDAGGAAAEEKTEFDVILKAAGAQKINVIKEVRAITGLGLKEAKELVEAGGKAVKEGVDKAEAEDIKGKLEAAGAEVELK